One window of the Streptomyces sp. NBC_00259 genome contains the following:
- a CDS encoding glycoside hydrolase family 32 protein, protein MTHDLTLPSGSHTAEGLAERALRDPHRPRFHFTSPGGWLNDPNGLSHWNGVYHLFYQYNPLAAAHHRIHWGHATSTDLVHWADEPVALVPGSDGPDRDGCWSGVLVDDGGVPTLVYSGRHGEHELPCVARGSADLTYWTKDSANPVITAPPEGVDITAFRDHCVWREGSGENTVWRQLVGSGIRGVGGTAFLYESDDLRSWRYVGPLLTGDASQNRGELDWTGTMWECVDLFRLGEDEEAGGTDVLVFSAWDAGTTHHPLYWTGSYQGDTFTPTALHRLDYGGRYFYAPQSTRDEHGRRIMFGWLQEGRTDEANAQAGWCGVMSLPRVVTLATDGGLHQAPVPELTALRRERVEVAPGRLADPYSRLPAVRGEQLDIETTLRLGTGATARLVLRETPDGAERTVVEVSRSHDGAGTLRLHRESSSLDPTVDTEPRYGELPLDPDGRVDLRVLVDHSALEIFANGRALTARIYPTRPDEAVGVGIGADGDVALERFDAWQMASAFTDGPRPLWP, encoded by the coding sequence ATGACCCACGACCTCACCCTCCCCTCCGGCAGCCACACCGCCGAGGGGCTGGCCGAACGCGCCCTGCGCGACCCCCACCGCCCCCGCTTCCACTTCACCTCGCCCGGCGGCTGGCTCAACGACCCCAACGGGCTGAGTCACTGGAACGGCGTCTACCACCTCTTCTACCAGTACAACCCGCTCGCCGCCGCCCACCACCGCATCCACTGGGGCCACGCCACCAGCACCGACCTCGTGCACTGGGCCGATGAGCCGGTCGCCCTGGTGCCAGGCTCGGACGGCCCGGATCGCGACGGCTGTTGGTCCGGTGTCCTGGTGGACGACGGGGGAGTGCCCACGCTCGTCTACTCGGGCAGGCACGGCGAGCATGAACTCCCTTGCGTGGCCAGGGGATCGGCGGATCTGACGTACTGGACCAAGGACTCGGCCAACCCGGTCATCACCGCCCCGCCGGAGGGTGTCGACATCACGGCCTTCCGCGACCACTGCGTCTGGCGGGAGGGCTCCGGCGAGAACACGGTGTGGCGTCAGCTGGTGGGCTCGGGAATCCGGGGCGTCGGCGGAACGGCCTTCCTGTACGAATCCGACGACCTGCGCAGCTGGCGCTACGTCGGCCCCCTGTTGACCGGCGACGCCTCACAGAACCGGGGCGAGCTCGACTGGACCGGCACGATGTGGGAATGCGTCGACCTCTTCCGGCTCGGCGAGGACGAGGAGGCCGGCGGCACCGACGTCCTGGTCTTCTCCGCCTGGGACGCGGGCACCACCCACCACCCCCTGTACTGGACCGGCAGCTACCAGGGCGACACCTTCACCCCCACCGCCCTCCACCGCCTCGACTACGGCGGACGCTACTTCTACGCCCCCCAGTCCACCCGCGACGAGCACGGCCGACGCATCATGTTCGGCTGGCTCCAGGAGGGCCGGACGGACGAGGCGAACGCGCAGGCCGGCTGGTGCGGTGTGATGTCCCTGCCGAGGGTCGTCACGCTCGCCACGGACGGCGGCCTGCACCAGGCCCCGGTGCCGGAGCTGACCGCGCTGCGGCGGGAGCGCGTAGAGGTGGCTCCAGGCCGACTGGCCGACCCGTACAGCCGGCTGCCCGCCGTGCGCGGGGAGCAGCTGGACATCGAGACGACCCTGCGCCTGGGCACCGGAGCGACCGCCCGGCTCGTGCTCCGCGAGACACCGGACGGCGCGGAACGCACGGTCGTGGAGGTGAGCCGGTCGCACGACGGAGCGGGCACGCTCCGACTGCACCGCGAGAGCAGCAGCCTCGACCCGACGGTCGACACCGAACCCCGGTACGGCGAACTGCCGTTGGACCCCGACGGGCGGGTCGACCTGCGCGTCCTCGTCGACCACTCCGCACTGGAGATCTTCGCCAACGGGCGTGCCCTGACCGCCCGCATCTACCCCACCCGCCCGGACGAGGCCGTCGGCGTCGGTATCGGTGCCGACGGCGACGTGGCCCTGGAGCGGTTCGACGCCTGGCAAATGGCGTCGGCCTTCACCGACGGACCCCGGCCGCTGTGGCCGTGA
- a CDS encoding ABC transporter substrate-binding protein, whose translation MAPSRIPSRRPRAVLRAVTATAAAALVLSACTGGSGASGAGDTSGNQLLTIPREDLATFTRNFNPLSPQAAPMTLQAVYEPLAVHSMADAKDTPWLATKWEQAKDGKSLTFTLRDGVKWSDGQALTADDVVYTFELQKKVLGGFDYLDKVTAVDAHTVKFSFNKAFSTAFFEISGHYILPKHIWSKVKDPAKFTNPNPVGTGPYTKIEKFQSQSYELRKNPDYWQPAKQQIAGIQMLAFSGNDSANIAFTNGEVDWTQSFIPDIEKSFVAKDKKHNHYWFPATGAMINWQLNTTKAPFDDPAVRKALSMAVDRDQITKVAMNGYAEPADCTGLARTYDKWRDTSLAASCTWTKYDTDAAAKALDAAGYKESGGKRKLKNGKNFTLDISVGSASSDWISVANIIKQNLAKVGITATVKTPDWSAVQSSYNTGTFDTGIVWSNNGATPYEYFRGVMSTKMVQPVGKQATENYHRFGDKKADKLIDAFAAATDESAQREQMNGLQELYNKDTPVVPLFTGPEWGAYTDARFTGWPTEENPYATLGNRNGSTILVLTSLKPVKG comes from the coding sequence ATGGCACCTTCCCGCATACCTTCACGGCGGCCCCGAGCCGTCCTGAGAGCGGTCACCGCGACCGCCGCCGCAGCCCTGGTCCTGTCCGCCTGTACGGGTGGCTCGGGCGCGTCCGGCGCCGGTGACACCTCCGGCAACCAGCTGCTCACCATCCCGCGCGAGGATCTGGCGACGTTCACGCGCAACTTCAACCCGCTCTCCCCGCAGGCCGCCCCTATGACCCTGCAGGCGGTCTACGAGCCGCTGGCGGTGCACAGCATGGCGGATGCCAAGGACACGCCGTGGCTGGCCACCAAGTGGGAGCAGGCCAAGGATGGCAAGTCCCTCACCTTCACGTTGCGCGACGGCGTCAAGTGGTCGGACGGCCAGGCTCTCACCGCCGACGACGTCGTCTACACCTTCGAGCTCCAGAAGAAGGTGCTGGGCGGCTTCGACTACCTGGACAAGGTCACCGCGGTCGACGCCCACACGGTGAAGTTCTCCTTCAACAAGGCATTCTCGACCGCCTTCTTCGAGATCAGCGGCCACTACATCCTGCCGAAGCACATCTGGTCCAAGGTGAAGGACCCGGCGAAGTTCACCAACCCGAACCCGGTCGGCACCGGCCCTTACACCAAGATCGAGAAGTTCCAGAGCCAGTCGTACGAGCTGCGCAAGAACCCCGACTACTGGCAGCCGGCGAAGCAGCAGATCGCCGGCATCCAGATGCTCGCCTTCTCCGGCAACGACAGCGCCAACATCGCCTTCACCAACGGCGAGGTGGACTGGACGCAGTCGTTCATCCCGGACATCGAGAAGTCCTTCGTCGCCAAGGACAAGAAGCACAACCACTACTGGTTCCCGGCCACCGGCGCCATGATCAACTGGCAGCTGAACACCACCAAGGCCCCCTTCGACGACCCGGCCGTGCGCAAGGCGCTCAGCATGGCGGTAGACCGCGACCAGATCACCAAGGTCGCGATGAACGGCTACGCCGAACCCGCCGACTGCACGGGCCTGGCCCGCACGTACGACAAGTGGCGCGACACGTCGCTGGCCGCCTCCTGCACTTGGACGAAGTACGACACCGACGCGGCGGCCAAGGCCCTCGACGCGGCCGGCTACAAGGAGAGCGGCGGCAAGCGCAAGCTGAAGAACGGCAAGAACTTCACCCTCGACATCTCCGTCGGCTCCGCCTCCTCCGACTGGATATCGGTCGCCAACATCATCAAGCAGAACCTCGCGAAGGTCGGCATCACCGCCACCGTGAAGACACCCGACTGGTCGGCTGTCCAGTCGTCGTACAACACCGGCACCTTCGACACCGGCATCGTGTGGAGCAACAACGGCGCCACCCCGTACGAGTACTTCCGCGGCGTGATGTCGACCAAGATGGTGCAGCCGGTCGGCAAGCAGGCCACGGAGAACTACCACCGCTTCGGCGACAAGAAGGCCGACAAGCTCATCGACGCCTTCGCCGCCGCCACGGACGAGAGTGCGCAGCGCGAGCAGATGAACGGTCTGCAGGAGCTGTACAACAAGGACACGCCTGTCGTCCCGCTGTTCACCGGCCCCGAGTGGGGCGCGTACACGGATGCCCGCTTCACCGGCTGGCCCACCGAAGAGAACCCGTACGCCACCCTCGGCAACCGCAACGGCAGCACGATCCTCGTGCTCACCTCGCTGAAGCCCGTCAAGGGCTGA
- a CDS encoding ABC transporter permease: MRLILRNLGFYLLAFWASITLNFVLPRFMPGDPVSRMFAQAQGTMQPDQIAQLRKLFGLDNRPLWEQYVSYVKSVFTGDLGISITRFPTPVTDVIGSQIGWTLLLGGVALVIAAVLGNLLGIVAAWRRGGVLDSAFPPLLIFVGSFPYFWLAMGALYLFGVSLGWFPMRHAYDVGLTPGFNGEFLSNVATHLVLPALTIVLVSIGGWMLGMRNTMIATAAEDYITMAEAKGLSPSRIMFRYAARNALLPSVTNFGMALGFVVGGALLTEVVFAYPGIGYQLLMAVQGLDYPLMQGIFLTITAAVLIANFLVDLVYVRLDPRVRVR; encoded by the coding sequence GTGCGTCTCATCCTGCGCAATCTGGGGTTCTATCTGCTCGCCTTCTGGGCCTCCATCACCCTGAACTTCGTTCTCCCGCGCTTCATGCCGGGCGACCCGGTCTCCCGGATGTTCGCGCAGGCCCAGGGCACCATGCAGCCCGATCAGATAGCCCAGCTGCGCAAACTCTTCGGCCTCGACAACCGCCCCCTCTGGGAGCAGTACGTCTCCTACGTCAAGAGCGTCTTCACCGGCGACCTCGGCATCTCCATCACCCGCTTCCCCACCCCGGTCACCGACGTGATCGGCTCGCAGATCGGCTGGACCCTGCTCCTCGGTGGCGTCGCGCTCGTCATCGCCGCCGTGCTCGGCAACCTGCTCGGCATCGTCGCCGCCTGGCGGCGCGGCGGCGTCCTCGACTCCGCCTTCCCGCCCCTGCTGATCTTCGTCGGCTCCTTCCCGTACTTCTGGCTGGCGATGGGCGCGCTGTACCTGTTCGGGGTCAGCCTGGGCTGGTTCCCGATGCGGCATGCCTACGACGTCGGTCTGACTCCCGGCTTCAACGGCGAGTTCCTCTCCAACGTCGCCACCCACCTGGTGCTGCCGGCGCTGACCATCGTGCTGGTCTCCATCGGCGGCTGGATGCTCGGCATGCGCAACACCATGATCGCCACGGCGGCCGAGGACTACATCACCATGGCCGAGGCCAAGGGGCTCAGCCCCTCGCGGATCATGTTCCGCTACGCCGCCCGCAACGCCCTGCTCCCCTCCGTTACCAACTTCGGCATGGCACTCGGCTTCGTCGTCGGCGGCGCCCTGCTCACCGAGGTCGTGTTCGCCTACCCCGGCATCGGCTATCAGCTGCTGATGGCCGTCCAGGGCCTGGACTACCCGCTGATGCAGGGCATCTTCCTGACGATCACGGCGGCGGTACTGATTGCGAACTTCCTCGTCGACCTCGTCTACGTCCGCCTCGACCCGCGCGTCCGCGTCCGCTGA
- a CDS encoding ABC transporter permease — translation MTAIDIATATTPTVPARPSRRRGLLRQLTDSKKAMTGLMLLALFALLALLAPVLVPGEPSLINSTGSQVPSAAHWLGTTAKGQDVLALTLWGARSSLFVGFTVGLVATAVAIVVGLAAAYFGRIVDDALTLVTNIFLLLPGLPLLIILAAFLPPGTSTVILVLVVTGWAGSARVLRAQAKSIRGKDFVAAAVVTGERPLRIMFREILPNMASVVMTTLLGCVIFGIGAQAGLEFLGLGDSSVVSWGTNLYWASNDGALMTGAWWAFVPSGLCIALVAFALALVNYAVDEITNPRLRNRRARRERRG, via the coding sequence ATGACCGCCATCGACATCGCAACGGCCACCACGCCGACAGTCCCCGCGCGCCCTTCCCGCCGGCGCGGACTGCTACGCCAGCTCACCGACAGCAAGAAGGCGATGACCGGGCTGATGCTGCTCGCTCTCTTCGCTCTCCTTGCTCTGCTCGCTCCCGTCCTCGTCCCGGGTGAACCGTCGCTCATCAACTCCACGGGCAGCCAGGTCCCTTCGGCCGCACACTGGCTCGGTACGACCGCCAAGGGACAGGACGTGCTCGCCCTCACCCTGTGGGGCGCGCGCAGCTCGCTCTTCGTCGGGTTCACCGTGGGGCTGGTGGCGACCGCGGTCGCCATCGTCGTCGGCCTCGCGGCCGCCTACTTCGGCCGCATTGTGGACGACGCGCTGACCCTGGTCACCAACATCTTCCTGCTGCTGCCCGGACTGCCGCTGCTCATCATCCTGGCCGCGTTCCTGCCGCCCGGGACCTCCACCGTGATCCTGGTCCTCGTCGTCACCGGCTGGGCGGGCTCGGCCCGGGTCCTGCGCGCGCAGGCCAAGTCGATCCGGGGCAAGGACTTCGTGGCCGCCGCGGTCGTCACCGGGGAGCGCCCGCTGCGGATCATGTTCCGCGAGATCCTGCCCAACATGGCGTCCGTGGTGATGACCACGCTGCTCGGCTGCGTGATCTTCGGCATCGGCGCCCAGGCCGGCCTGGAATTCCTCGGCCTCGGCGACAGCAGCGTCGTCAGCTGGGGTACCAACCTGTACTGGGCCAGCAACGACGGCGCGTTGATGACCGGCGCTTGGTGGGCCTTCGTCCCCTCCGGACTGTGCATCGCGCTCGTCGCGTTCGCGCTCGCGCTGGTCAACTATGCGGTCGACGAGATCACCAACCCGAGGCTGCGCAACCGCCGTGCCCGCCGCGAGAGGAGGGGCTGA
- a CDS encoding ATP-binding cassette domain-containing protein: MTQPLLSVRGLTKDFQVGTVFSRRRVRAVDDVSFDLPAGRITALVGESGSGKSTIARCLARLEQPSAGQVLLDGEDVLRTERRRASRTYRHKVQMVFQDPFGSLNPVHRIEHFLTRALVLHGRHATPEALRELMTTVGLTEDMLQSYPHELSGGQRQRVAIARALAVEPRLILADEPTSMLDVSVRVGVLNLMRRLRDERNIAMLYITHDLGSARYLADTTMVMFAGELVEGGDALAVMDAPAHPYTRLLLSAVPDPERAGSYDPVERARLREAILNPTSCPYGDDGTCSRTDPVRHIVGETSEARWGSPRPEAGGGQPHWVRCHLRAPASDIAPRVLKATDRPDSEATDATEKAETTAA; encoded by the coding sequence ATGACCCAGCCCCTGCTGTCCGTACGCGGTCTGACCAAGGACTTCCAGGTCGGCACCGTCTTCTCACGGCGCCGCGTCCGTGCCGTCGACGACGTGTCCTTCGACCTGCCGGCCGGCCGGATCACCGCTCTGGTCGGCGAGTCCGGCAGCGGCAAGTCCACCATCGCCCGCTGCCTCGCCCGCCTCGAACAGCCCTCCGCCGGACAGGTGCTGCTCGACGGCGAGGACGTCCTGCGCACCGAGCGGCGCCGGGCGTCACGGACGTACCGCCACAAGGTCCAGATGGTGTTCCAGGACCCCTTCGGTTCGCTCAACCCCGTGCACCGCATCGAGCACTTCCTCACCCGCGCCCTCGTCCTGCACGGCCGCCACGCCACCCCCGAGGCGCTGCGCGAGCTGATGACGACGGTCGGCCTGACCGAGGACATGCTCCAGTCCTACCCGCACGAGCTCTCCGGCGGCCAGCGTCAGCGCGTCGCGATCGCCCGCGCCCTCGCCGTCGAGCCCCGGCTGATCCTCGCCGACGAACCGACGTCGATGCTGGACGTCTCCGTGCGCGTCGGCGTGCTCAACCTGATGCGGCGCCTGCGCGACGAGCGGAACATCGCCATGCTCTACATCACGCACGACCTGGGCTCCGCCCGCTACCTCGCGGACACCACGATGGTCATGTTCGCCGGCGAACTCGTCGAGGGCGGCGACGCGTTGGCGGTGATGGACGCCCCCGCCCACCCCTACACCCGCCTCCTGCTGTCCGCCGTACCCGACCCCGAACGGGCCGGCAGCTACGACCCCGTCGAGCGCGCCCGCCTGCGCGAGGCGATCCTCAACCCCACGTCCTGCCCCTACGGCGACGACGGCACGTGCAGCCGCACCGACCCCGTCCGCCACATCGTCGGCGAGACGAGCGAAGCGAGATGGGGGTCCCCCCGGCCGGAGGCTGGGGGAGGACAGCCCCACTGGGTGCGATGCCATCTGCGCGCACCCGCCTCCGACATCGCCCCCCGCGTCCTCAAGGCCACCGACCGGCCGGACAGCGAGGCCACCGACGCCACCGAGAAAGCGGAGACCACCGCCGCATGA
- a CDS encoding ABC transporter ATP-binding protein, with protein MEPVLELSGLRVEYRGDGRTVVGADDVSFSIGAGEIFGLAGESGCGKSTIANAVMRLLKPPAEITAGSIRFQGRDVLALDARELRAFRWREIAMVFQSAMNSLNPVLTIGEQIVDIFTTHERLKKRVARERAGELLELVGIDPGRLKAYPHQLSGGMRQRVVIAMAVALRPRLLIMDEPTTALDVVVQQEIMAQIRDLQRELGFSILFITHDMSLMVELSDRMGVMYGGRIVELAAAKDLFAGPLHPYTEALMNAFPPLTGPRQELTGLFDAPRTADSCGFHVRCPEDRSDCSMNIPDLREIAPSRWVAQSAQGAPR; from the coding sequence ATGGAACCCGTACTTGAACTGAGCGGCCTGCGCGTCGAGTACCGCGGCGACGGACGCACCGTGGTCGGCGCCGACGACGTCTCCTTCTCCATCGGCGCCGGAGAGATCTTCGGCCTCGCCGGAGAGTCCGGCTGCGGCAAGTCGACCATCGCCAACGCGGTCATGCGGCTGCTGAAGCCCCCGGCGGAGATCACCGCGGGCAGCATCCGCTTCCAGGGGCGGGACGTCCTCGCCCTGGACGCACGTGAGCTGCGCGCCTTCCGATGGCGGGAGATCGCGATGGTCTTCCAGTCGGCGATGAACTCCCTCAACCCCGTTCTGACCATCGGCGAGCAGATCGTCGACATCTTCACCACCCACGAGAGGCTGAAGAAGCGGGTCGCGCGGGAGCGGGCGGGAGAGCTCCTGGAGCTGGTGGGCATCGACCCGGGGCGGCTGAAGGCGTACCCGCACCAGCTGTCCGGCGGTATGCGCCAGCGCGTGGTCATCGCCATGGCCGTCGCGCTCCGCCCCCGGCTGCTGATCATGGACGAGCCGACGACCGCGCTCGACGTGGTCGTGCAGCAGGAGATCATGGCGCAGATCCGCGACCTCCAGCGGGAGCTGGGCTTCTCCATCCTCTTCATCACTCACGACATGTCCCTGATGGTCGAGCTGTCGGACCGCATGGGCGTGATGTACGGCGGACGGATCGTGGAACTCGCCGCCGCCAAGGACCTGTTCGCGGGGCCCCTCCATCCCTACACCGAGGCGCTGATGAACGCCTTCCCGCCGCTGACAGGCCCGCGCCAAGAGCTCACCGGCCTCTTCGACGCCCCGCGCACCGCCGACAGCTGCGGCTTCCACGTCCGCTGTCCCGAGGACCGCTCGGACTGCTCCATGAACATCCCCGACCTGCGCGAGATCGCCCCCAGCCGGTGGGTGGCCCAGAGTGCCCAGGGAGCCCCGCGATGA